From Psychroflexus torquis ATCC 700755, the proteins below share one genomic window:
- a CDS encoding DUF6048 family protein → MNLKLTYTYFISSILLCFGMQSFAQEDSIDEYEQISDSIFFKDKYGLNIGLDLSRIGQSSWDSDYQGLEISADYRYSENLYIAAELGNETSTFNEQNIINETDGSYIKLGVNYNVYDNWIGMQNLIYVGIRYGFASYSQNLQSYRIYTTDDYFPSDIRDVDVSFSNLTASWIELQAGLRVNIFDNFYLGAHVQLKNMVSVSEINNFDNLYVPGFRRTFDNSNIGAGWGYSISYLIPIYSKTKTQAVDN, encoded by the coding sequence ATGAATCTGAAACTCACCTATACTTATTTTATTAGCAGTATTCTACTGTGTTTTGGCATGCAATCTTTTGCACAAGAAGACTCAATCGACGAATACGAACAAATTAGCGATTCTATATTTTTTAAAGATAAATATGGACTCAACATCGGTTTGGATTTGAGCAGGATTGGTCAAAGTTCTTGGGACTCAGACTATCAAGGTCTAGAAATTTCTGCTGATTATAGATACAGTGAGAATCTTTATATAGCAGCAGAGTTAGGCAATGAGACCTCTACCTTTAATGAGCAAAACATCATAAACGAAACCGATGGTAGCTATATTAAATTAGGAGTTAATTATAATGTATATGACAACTGGATAGGGATGCAAAACCTTATATACGTTGGGATTCGCTATGGCTTTGCTAGTTATTCTCAAAATTTACAGAGCTATAGAATTTATACAACAGATGATTATTTCCCTTCAGATATAAGGGATGTAGATGTCTCCTTCAGCAATCTCACGGCAAGCTGGATTGAACTTCAAGCAGGTTTAAGGGTTAATATTTTTGATAATTTTTACTTAGGCGCTCACGTTCAATTGAAAAATATGGTATCGGTTTCAGAGATCAATAATTTTGATAATCTATATGTTCCTGGATTTCGAAGGACCTTCGATAATTCAAATATTGGTGCAGGCTGGGGATATTCCATCAGCTACCTCATCCCCATTTATTCCAAGACAAAAACTCAAGCTGTAGATAATTAA